Below is a window of Effusibacillus lacus DNA.
TTGATCGCCCTGAATCGCTGCCTGGACTTTGATCTTCGAGTCTTTGATCAGTTTGACGATCTTCTTTGCGTTGTCCTGATCGATTCCCTGAACCAGTTTCACCGTTTGCCGAACGGTGCCGGCAGCTGCCGGTTCCATCTTTCCGTATTGTAGCGATTTGGGAGAAATGCCCCGCTTGATTAACTTTGATTGCAAGATGTCGTTAACGGCCCCCAGTTTGTATTCATCGTCGCCAACCAGGACAATTTCCCCTTCTTTCAGTTCAATGGAGCTTTTGCTGCCTTTAAAATCAAACCGGGATTCGATTTCCTTTACTGCCTGGTTGACCCCGTTTTTGACTTCCTGCATATCGACGTTGGATACAATGTCAAAAGATGCGTCTTTTGCCATAATACTGCCTCCTGACAGGAATTATTTGCTGGCTCTTCTCTTTTGCTGAAGAGCTACAGGTCACTTCTTCTGAAACAGATACTCATAGCCGCCTTTCACCTGTTCCAGTTCCACCGGCACACCGTTCGCTTTGATGCTCAGGGCGGGTGAGAATCCGGCCACAATCTTGATTTCTTTGCTTGCTTCAACCGGCAAGACGGTTCCGGATGTGGCTGTTTTGCTGTATTTTATCTCACCGTCTGCAACAATTTCCATCCAACAGTCCCCGTTAGCCACCTGGATGTCCAGTTTAATCCTGTCGCCTTCCACTTTGTAAACGGATCTTCCCCGTTCTTTCACATCCGCTTTGATGGGACCGGTCGGCTTCGGTTCGGCAACAGGGGGAACCGGGGGATTGGCAGGCTGTTGAAGCGGCGGTGCAACAGGTTCTTGCACCTGCGGCTGGGGCGGCTCGGAAGCCGTTTCCTTCTGGGTGAGGAACCAATACCCGACACCCAATAAGCCAATCACCAAAATCCCCATCAAAACTTGCGGAAACAGGCGATTTCCCGGTTCAACCGCCGGTGCGGCAGGGGGGTTCTGTTTCGTGGATCGCTCCCGGCGGGACGGAACGGAGGTGTCTGCTTTTGCAGGCTGAACAGGGTTCGGTTGGTTCAACAATCCATATTCCTCAAGTAAGGCTTGTCCATCAAGACCAAGCTGTTCAGCATACAGTTTGATGAATCCCCGTGCGTAAACAAGTCCGGGAATGACCGACAGATCCCCTTCCTCAATGGCTTGCAGATAACGCTTGCGTATATTGGTTCTTTCCTGAATATCGTCAAGGGTGAGTTGTTTGCTTTCGCGGGCCTTTTGCAAAATTCGTCCAAGTTCGGTCAACAATAGAACCACCTCCTTTCGCTTAAGGTGCCATTGCCCTCAGGCATGGTTTTCAACACAAGAGTTTAACTGATGTCAAACGACGCAAAGCCGGTTTGAACCGTATCGTAAGTAATTTCCTGATCCTCCGTGTTCCGCAGTTCAATAATCCGGTCGAATACATCCCAGTCGTATTCCGTTTCCCGGACGAAAATATCCGGATGTTCAATCACTTTTGGAACTTCCATTCTCATGATTTCCCTAACCAGTTGGCGATGCTGCTCGGTTGCCCGGAGAGTTGATACAATTCCATCCAGTATGTACACCATGTTATCCGATGCAAGTTCATCTTCCGCAAGAGAGTGCCTTACAGTTTGCCGCAGCAACGTGGAAGAGATGAATGACCATCTCCGGTTGGCATACACACTGGCGGCCACAATCGATTCGGTTTTCCCGACACGGGGCATTCCCCGGACTCCAATCACCTGATTTCCTTCTTTTTTGAGCAACTCTCCCAGAAAATCAACCAGAATCCCGAGTTCATCCCGGGTGAATTTGTAGGTTCTGTCATTTTCCGATTCGCGCTTGATGAATTTGCCATGTCGCAAAGCCAAGCGATCCAACAAGGTGGGCTGCCGCAAAGCGGTGATGGAGATGTTGTCCACCGTGCGAAGCATGGCGCGAAGCACTGCAATTTTTTGCCGTTCGTTGCTGCGAATCAGAAATCCGCGGTTCTGGTCTTCCACACCGTTAACCGTAACGATGTTGATGCCCAGCATCCCCAGCAGCGAGGCAATGTCCCCCAACAAACCGGGGCGGTTTTTATGAATGTGGTATTCCAGATACCATTCTTCCATGATTTCCTCCTGGTTGGACTGGATATGATCTCCAGTTTATTCCTGTTTGGGCGGGTTGATGTATTTTCCGGGTTCAAGCGTACGATTTCGCAGCCCGGTTTCCACCTGATTCTTGAGTTCAATTACATTGGCAGGAATTGTATCAGGCCGCATAATTTCGAAAAAAGAGTTGCCCATGACCGGAACAGAAATGTTGTCCTGCCAAGAATTATTCAACAACGACTGAACCTGTTCCTGCACACCGGCAGCGAAAATGGGAGCCGGACGGGCAATCACGCTTGGATATGTCCTGTTTACATCATGCAGAAGGAACAACCCCTTTCCGCTCTCGTGCAATCGGGCCAATTGACTGTCGTTTACTGGGTCCATTACCAAAAGATAGCGGGTTGGCAAGGACTTTAAGCGAATTAGACCGTCCACCCCCATTGCCTCCTCTAAAGTAACAACTGTGGGAATGGCAGATGAACCCGCATAATGAATCCCCTCCAGCAGCCCTTTCCATTCGGGAGAATCGGCGGATCTTGGGGCGCTTAAAACCACGCCAACCGGTTCCTTTGGTGCGGAGGCTGCCATCATATATCCCGCCACGAAAGATTGATGTTCCCGATTCACATGATCCACGCGAACGGACTTCGCGGCTGTTTGAGCGGAATGTCCAACCAGGCCGAATTTTTTTTGATTATATTGGCTGGCCAGTTCCATCACAATCGGAGCGTATTGAGATTCTGTAACAATCAGATCGATCTTCTCATTGGAGGCCAATCCCTTCAGCGCTTCTTGGGCAGTTTGGGGTTCATCAGCAGGTCGGATGTCAAACACTACGGATGAACGGGAAAGGACTTGGGTGGTATAATCAAGGATCTCTTTGGAACCGGACAGATTTTTTGAACCGACAATTCCAACGGCCAATTTTGATTTACTCGGTTTCATCGCAGACAGATCGGGGGCATGGCATCCCGAGACCAACAGGGTTCCTGCCAGAAAAAATGATAGACTGCCAATAGGCAAGGTGCGTTTCATGGGTGTTGCAACTCCCGGTGTTCTATTTCTTTCGTTTGGATCGTACCAATACGATTACAAAAGTCAAAATGACTGCCAATACAACGACAAGTGCTTCTTCCAAAACAGGGGTCCCCCTAGAGTATGTCTTCTAAATCATTATGCCATATTCGACATTGTCAGCCAAACAAAAAGAAATTCCCGTCCGACATTATTTTTCGTCGGGCGGGATCCATCTTCGAAGGATGGAGCGTACAAGATCAATGCCAATGGCAAAACCGATTCCCTGTGAATTATGCGACACGGCCGTATTGATGCCTATTACCTCGCCGTTTGCATTAAACAAGGGCCCCCCGCTATTGCCTCGATTGATAGCGGCGTCCGTCTGAATCAACTGTTTGTACCGCCTGTCTCCGATTGTCACTGGACGGTTGACGGCCGAAATGACCCCCACGGTAACGGAATGTTCAAGCCCAAGGGGATTGCCGATTGCCATTACCCATTCCCCGACTCTGGTCTGATCGGAACGACCCAACCGGAGAACGGGAGTGTTGGGAGGAAGCGTGGTCCGCAGGAGCGCCAAATCCAGTTGATAGTCAGATTTTATCACTTTGGCCGGAACAGATTTCTTTTCACCGTTGAAATGAACCAGTACTTCGGTGGCCCCCTGTATCACATGTTGGTTGGTAATAATGTATCCCCTTCTGTCACACACGAAACCGGTTCCGACATTAGTCACTTCTCTTCGCATTTCCAGATCAAAGCCGCCAATAAAAGGAATTCTCCGGGGCCGACGCTCCACGACTTCAATCATAACTACAGCCTTCTTGTATTGTTCAGCAATATCCACAAAGGAATCAAATGAACCGGTGCGGATGAGCCTTACGTTTCTGCGCTTCCCGCCTGATCTCTGGGTCGTAACTTTGTTTTTGCCCAACCCGTACTCACCTCAACTTTCGTGAGATGTACTATCCTATTCGCATAAATAGGACGGAGTGAGCCCATAATCAACCCTTTGTTCCAAGCAGTTTCCGCATAAGATTCGCCGCTTCCAGGCCGGAGCGGATCGCCCCTTCGGTGCATCCGAGCTGAAGGTAATCACCGGCAAGAAACAATCTTCCGCCCGCTATTCCTTTCCCGTACAGTTGGCGGAACGAATCTGCCATGCCAGGTATAAATTTCGGAATGGCGCTATCCCACCTGAAAAGATTGACTTCCATAATATGAGATTTGTTTAGGGAGAACAACTTGCACAGTTCTGTAACCGCAAAATCCTTTATTCGATCGTCTGATTGATAGCGCCATTTTTCATAAGCATCATCTGTTAACATTCCGCACAGAAATTGCCTGTCATAAAAGACACCTCCCGCAAGAACGCAACTATATTTTGGGGGGACACTGAAACCGAATCCGCACCATCCGCATGAATGTTTCAGGCTGACCGTAACCACAGCAGTCCCCGAGTAACGAACCTGTTGCAATAATTGCAAGTCATCCGGATTCAGTGACTCCATGTCAACAATCTTCGTAACCTGGTCACCGGGAATGGAAACCAGAGCATAACGGGCACGTAATTCCCTTTCCCCCTGTTTGGTATCAAACCGAATGTGGATCCAATCCTGGTCCGGAAGAATCTGCTTCACTTCAGATCCGGTCTGTACAGGCACACCTTCGGCCAGTTTGTCCACCAGCTGCGACATCCCGCCTGCCGGTCGGTAAATCCGCTGTGAGCGGGGAGAACCAAAATGAGAAAGAAAGTGTTTCGCTGATCCCCCTTGCAGCTTGGAGAAAAAAAGGGTCTGGTAGAACGGTGCCACCACATACTCCTTAATGGAAGAATGATATCTACTTGCATATTCAGCCAAATCCCGGTCGGGAAAATTCCTGTTGCCTGCATCTCTCAGCAGTTTGATTAACTGGTGCCTGACATGCCAGGGAACACCGGGCAGAGCAAACAGAATGCGCCACGAGTCGTACCGGGCCTGCTTCCATTCGTCTCCGATCCGCATCTGCAATTGAAAAGGCACAGGAAGCAGCGGAACATCCAGGTCCCTGGCCAACTGCCAAACGGCTTGGAAATGGCGTGAGAAAAACTGGGCCCCCAGTTCATGGGGCTTTTGCTTTGTATCAGTACCCGGGTGAGTCCAAAGCCTGCCGCCCAATCGGTTTTCTTTCTCCAGGACCAGCAGTCTGGCGCCTGCGGCCTGCAGGGTTCTGGCGGCGGTCAGGCCTGCCAATCCGCCTCCAACGATCACTGCGTCCAACATGTCAGACTCCTTTAAATTACAAAGAGGACTGCTTTCCACAGTCCCCCGGTGTTATCATATTGATAAAGTACTATTTTGACCCTTTGGCTTCAACGGCATCAGGCTTCTCAACCGGTTTCTTTTCTTCCGCAGCCGCTTCCGGTTCAGGCAGGTTGTCCAGAAACACCATGCCCCTCTCAAATTTATAGAACAAATCCCTTGCGGTGCGACCGCCAACCAGAGCATTGTTCCTGATGGCAAACGGCACATCGGTACAGGTACCGCAATACTCCTTGCCCACACAATCCACCACTTCAATTTTCTCGTTCGGATAGCGTTCTTTCAGGGCATCGTAAACGGATTGCGAGTAGAGTTCCAGGTTTTTCTTACAGAATTTCAAAGATAGAGAAGACAACAGCGACATCCCCTTTGTCAATCTTACTGTCTTCTATATTACATCATTTTGCACAATTGCATAAGACTCATTTCCGCAATTTGCACAATGCAGGAGATGAATGCATCGATCAGTGGACTGTTTGACGCGCGGAGTAATTTCGTATGGGGAGTAATCATCAAGATAGTCGGTTGTCATTCCTTCATCCTCAAGAGGGGCTCCACACCGGGGACAAACACTGTGAAACCGGACCAGGCCATTGCATAAGGGACACACATGTTCCACCATGATTCCTCCTAGACTTGATACTTGACTCCATACTTCCCTTTCTTGGTGCGGAAAATATACACTTTAGGATCGGGAGTACCCGACAATATCTGGTCATCACGGACACACATTGCCACATACTGGGCAATTGACCGGCTGTCATACAGACGAGACTCGTACATCCAGCACCCCATACAGATCCCCTTCCTGCAGTTGGTTCACAAGTAGTATGAACAAAATACCCCTTCACCATAAGTGAAAGGGGGAAAGGGTCAATGATCTGCGGTCTTCAGTTCTTTAATTCGATCCAGAATTATTTCGGCCAAGGCCGGATGATACCCGATGGTCTCCGCCAATCGGATAGGGACACTCGAATGTTTTTTCCTGGCAAGCGCAACATAACGGGGCAGCTCTTCCCGGGCATGGGTACCTGCCAGCAGGAAATAGGGAACCACCAATATCTGTTCGGCTCCTCTGTCAATGCAAAGCTCAATTCCGGTTGGAATGTCCGGTTCCGCAGATTCAAGGTAGGCTGGCTGAATCACCTGGTATTCACCGGTTGTTTCCAACAGTTTAACGATCTGAAGCAATTCTTCATTGGCTGACTGACTTGGACTTCCGTGGGCCACCAGGACGATGCCTGTCTTCATCTGTTTGCTCCCTCCCGCTGCCTGTATGCCGGTTCTCCAACCGCTATCATCATATGGCTTTCCTTCAGACTTATTGATAAACTGTTGCTTAAAACAAAGCGAGAAGGAGGACCGACATGGGAATTTTGATTGTGGAAGTATGTGAAAGCAACCCCGCCGCTTCATTGCCCTTGGAGGTGCTTGAGGATGAATTTGCGGGAATTTCCGTGATCCGCAGCTCCTGTTTGAGCGAATGCGAATTGTGCGCCCAGCAACCTTATGTGATGGTGAATGGCGATATCATTGCCGCCGGCAGTCTGGATTCACTTATGGGACAGATACGCTCCAAAATTGAAGCCGAACTTGCAGAATGGGCCTGATTAGCCCAGTTTAACTTCTACTTTGTAGCCAGTGTGTTTCTTGATGTTCAAAACCGAATGGTCCATGATGAGATATTGGCCCTTGACACCTATCAGACGTCCCTCGATGCTCTCTTGTTTGTCAAAGGAAAGGGACTTGATTTTCTCCAGTGTCTCCAGAATCGGATAGGTAAAGTTATACAGTTCGCGCTCATCCAGCAGATACGTTGCGAATTCAGGCGGCAGCATCTGCCGAATCTGTTCACGAATTTCCAGCAGGTCTACCTGGTCCACTTTGCCCGTCAACATCTTTCGCCAGTCGGTCTTGTCAGGAAGATGTTGCGAAATCCAGTATTCCATTTCCCCGGCTGCTTTTCGGCTTGGTGCCTCCGCAATGGGAATCGCCTGCACCGCTCCCTGATCGATCCACCTGGCTAGTCCCCTGCTCTTTCGGGTCAAGCCGACTTTTACGCCCGAACTCAGCGCCAGGTAAACAAAGTGAGGCGTCATGCAGTTGGTTTCGGCGAACTCGTTGTCCCGGCAGGTTCCCAAGTGATAATGGCACTGGTGTGGCTTGACTATACACAGGTCACATTCGGCCAACTTGGTGAAGCAAGGGTAGCAGTACCCGTTGTTAAACAGCTTATTGGCTTTGCGTCCACAGGCGCAGCAAGCCTTCTCGCCAAGAAAATCAATCTTGATCGATTGTCCGATCCAAGGGTTTAGGTGGATCCGCCTGTCGCCAAGCGGAAGAAAATATTGAACCGGAGTTTGGGGTTCGTGTTCGAGGTCGCTAAGATATCCGACGTAGGACATAACAGGAAGTCCCCTCTCGTTATAATGATTCTATATTACCATATCGGCGGGCTTATACAATTCACGAAGGAGACGATGTATGTACGAAATCACGCTTCATCCCCCTGGACCTTACGACTTTTCGCATTTGCACGAACGACTGCGGCAATCCTCAAACCGGGTTCTTTACCGGATGCAAGAGGATGCGATTTCCCGATTGTTTATAATTAATGGACAACCGGTACTTGTGGAGCTGTCCTCTGAAGGAACGGTTGAGAACCCTCGGATCAAACTGACTGCCCATCTTGCAAAAACCAAACAACATGCGGAAGCTGCTTTTCAGTTATGCAGACATGTTTTTTCTCTTGAGCGGCCCCTGCAACCCTTTTATGACCATGTTTCGGCAAATGATCCGGTGCTTCATCGTCTGGCCGAAAGTCATAGGGGAATTCATATGCTTCTGGAACCCGGCATCTATGAGGCCATGATCCTGTCGATCATCGGACAGCAGGTGAATCTGACATTTGCGGCCGCATTGAAGCATTCGTTGATTACCCTTTGCAACGAGTCGGCCGAATGGAAAGGTCAGACCTATTATGCTTTTCCATCTCCCGAAAGAGTTGCATCGCTGTCTTACGAAGATCTTAGGCAGCTAAAATTCTCCCAACGCAAGGCGGAGTATGTAATAGATTTTGCGAGATTGGTGGCAAACGGGACGTTCTTGCCAGACCGGTTTGAACGAATGTCCAACGAGGAAGCGATTGAGGAAATGGCCCGACTGCGCGGGATCGGTCGATGGACCGCTGAATGTGTGCTGCTGTTCGGTCTGGGGCGGTCTGATGTGCTTCCGGCACTGGACATCGGCCTCCGAAATGCCGTTCAATTGTTTTATCAGCTTGACCATCAGCCTACCGAGCAGGAAGTCAGAGAGATGGCGCAGGCGTGGACCGGTTGGGAAAGTTATGCAACTTATTATCTCTGGGCTGCCTTGGGGCTCGCCAAGGAAATAGAAAAGACTGCCAATGCGAAATAAATGCACCCGCAAAGGCCGGGTGCAATTCTATCGCATGTCATATCCTTGTGTTCCAAAGGGTTTCGGCAAGTATTGGACATTATCAAACAAAAACATCCAACCGTGGTCAGCTTTGAATACCTGCATCCCCACCTGGTCGTCCAGCATGATCAAAATAAACAGATTCATGTTGGTCTTGAAATAGGGACTCAAGTGTTCATCAAACAGTCTGAGGTTTAAGATTCGATGTTTATCTTGCTGTGGGACAATGATTCCATCTTTGATCAAGTAGCCTTCGACCTTTTGTTCCGGCAGCAGCCCCCTCTTATGGCTGTTCTTGTGCAGGTAATCATAGATGTTGCGGGCTGCCTTCGCCTTGCGGCTTGTCTCAAGAATAAGCGCGTAGTACATATTGAAGCTCCTTGGTCAGAATCTATAACTACCTTATCACACTTAGGAGCGGAATGGAACATCCAAACAAAAAGGCCCCCCTGGTAAACCAACCTGATTGGGGGCCAGTCGGATCCGACGACTACACCCATTATAATCGATAGCAGCCCGGATACCATTAGTGAAAGTATGGGTGTTTTTCCCGATTGTACCAATTTTACATAATGAATGTTATGTCACTTTCCTAAGATCCACCCGATCCAGACCGCTATGATACCGCCCCCCATTGAACTCACCAGGTTCACCGTGTCGTTGTTCATAACAGTGAACCCCCGTATGTGTCGGGTCGGGCGGTTGCAATGGATTCTTCGCTCGATTTGCCGGCCGCATACTTCGCATTGATACATGGTTTGCCAGCTCGCTCCCAGCAAGGAATCGGTTAATGAACCGACAAGGCCGGCAATCAATCCAATCAGTACCAAGGAAGAAACACTAACGGATGAATCTGCGGGGATTGTTATACCAACTTGGAACGGAAACAGCACCGTTAAAATCCAGGCGGACAAGCCAATAAAGATTCCGCCTGCTATGCTTGCCGCCATTCCAGCCTTTGTAACACCTCCCGAAGTTCCGGACGGAACCTGCTTCCAATTTAAGATAGATCGAGGAACCTGCTTGCTGGCACCGCCAATTTCGGTTGCCCAGGTATCCGCGTTGACCGTCGCCATAA
It encodes the following:
- a CDS encoding DNA-3-methyladenine glycosylase family protein, whose protein sequence is MYEITLHPPGPYDFSHLHERLRQSSNRVLYRMQEDAISRLFIINGQPVLVELSSEGTVENPRIKLTAHLAKTKQHAEAAFQLCRHVFSLERPLQPFYDHVSANDPVLHRLAESHRGIHMLLEPGIYEAMILSIIGQQVNLTFAAALKHSLITLCNESAEWKGQTYYAFPSPERVASLSYEDLRQLKFSQRKAEYVIDFARLVANGTFLPDRFERMSNEEAIEEMARLRGIGRWTAECVLLFGLGRSDVLPALDIGLRNAVQLFYQLDHQPTEQEVREMAQAWTGWESYATYYLWAALGLAKEIEKTANAK
- a CDS encoding YajQ family cyclic di-GMP-binding protein, whose amino-acid sequence is MAKDASFDIVSNVDMQEVKNGVNQAVKEIESRFDFKGSKSSIELKEGEIVLVGDDEYKLGAVNDILQSKLIKRGISPKSLQYGKMEPAAAGTVRQTVKLVQGIDQDNAKKIVKLIKDSKIKVQAAIQGDQVRVSGKNRDDLQAIIQMLKNSDFPIDLQFTNYRS
- a CDS encoding sirohydrochlorin chelatase, yielding MKTGIVLVAHGSPSQSANEELLQIVKLLETTGEYQVIQPAYLESAEPDIPTGIELCIDRGAEQILVVPYFLLAGTHAREELPRYVALARKKHSSVPIRLAETIGYHPALAEIILDRIKELKTADH
- a CDS encoding flavin monoamine oxidase family protein — translated: MLDAVIVGGGLAGLTAARTLQAAGARLLVLEKENRLGGRLWTHPGTDTKQKPHELGAQFFSRHFQAVWQLARDLDVPLLPVPFQLQMRIGDEWKQARYDSWRILFALPGVPWHVRHQLIKLLRDAGNRNFPDRDLAEYASRYHSSIKEYVVAPFYQTLFFSKLQGGSAKHFLSHFGSPRSQRIYRPAGGMSQLVDKLAEGVPVQTGSEVKQILPDQDWIHIRFDTKQGERELRARYALVSIPGDQVTKIVDMESLNPDDLQLLQQVRYSGTAVVTVSLKHSCGWCGFGFSVPPKYSCVLAGGVFYDRQFLCGMLTDDAYEKWRYQSDDRIKDFAVTELCKLFSLNKSHIMEVNLFRWDSAIPKFIPGMADSFRQLYGKGIAGGRLFLAGDYLQLGCTEGAIRSGLEAANLMRKLLGTKG
- a CDS encoding DUF1450 domain-containing protein, with translation MSLLSSLSLKFCKKNLELYSQSVYDALKERYPNEKIEVVDCVGKEYCGTCTDVPFAIRNNALVGGRTARDLFYKFERGMVFLDNLPEPEAAAEEKKPVEKPDAVEAKGSK
- a CDS encoding S1C family serine protease — protein: MGKNKVTTQRSGGKRRNVRLIRTGSFDSFVDIAEQYKKAVVMIEVVERRPRRIPFIGGFDLEMRREVTNVGTGFVCDRRGYIITNQHVIQGATEVLVHFNGEKKSVPAKVIKSDYQLDLALLRTTLPPNTPVLRLGRSDQTRVGEWVMAIGNPLGLEHSVTVGVISAVNRPVTIGDRRYKQLIQTDAAINRGNSGGPLFNANGEVIGINTAVSHNSQGIGFAIGIDLVRSILRRWIPPDEK
- a CDS encoding DUF3388 domain-containing protein, giving the protein MEEWYLEYHIHKNRPGLLGDIASLLGMLGINIVTVNGVEDQNRGFLIRSNERQKIAVLRAMLRTVDNISITALRQPTLLDRLALRHGKFIKRESENDRTYKFTRDELGILVDFLGELLKKEGNQVIGVRGMPRVGKTESIVAASVYANRRWSFISSTLLRQTVRHSLAEDELASDNMVYILDGIVSTLRATEQHRQLVREIMRMEVPKVIEHPDIFVRETEYDWDVFDRIIELRNTEDQEITYDTVQTGFASFDIS
- a CDS encoding DUF92 domain-containing protein, whose translation is MQDWVLGLAGSLLIAGFAYKKRSLSLSGMIAAVIIGTMLFSLGSISWFGTLIAFFVSSSVLSKWKHKTKEHVESGYEKTGRRDSGQVLANGALAVGIAAANFLWPNPLWWHAFIGVMATVNADTWATEIGGASKQVPRSILNWKQVPSGTSGGVTKAGMAASIAGGIFIGLSAWILTVLFPFQVGITIPADSSVSVSSLVLIGLIAGLVGSLTDSLLGASWQTMYQCEVCGRQIERRIHCNRPTRHIRGFTVMNNDTVNLVSSMGGGIIAVWIGWILGK
- a CDS encoding DUF2797 domain-containing protein: MSYVGYLSDLEHEPQTPVQYFLPLGDRRIHLNPWIGQSIKIDFLGEKACCACGRKANKLFNNGYCYPCFTKLAECDLCIVKPHQCHYHLGTCRDNEFAETNCMTPHFVYLALSSGVKVGLTRKSRGLARWIDQGAVQAIPIAEAPSRKAAGEMEYWISQHLPDKTDWRKMLTGKVDQVDLLEIREQIRQMLPPEFATYLLDERELYNFTYPILETLEKIKSLSFDKQESIEGRLIGVKGQYLIMDHSVLNIKKHTGYKVEVKLG
- a CDS encoding DUF1450 domain-containing protein — translated: MGILIVEVCESNPAASLPLEVLEDEFAGISVIRSSCLSECELCAQQPYVMVNGDIIAAGSLDSLMGQIRSKIEAELAEWA
- a CDS encoding helix-turn-helix domain-containing protein, which produces MLTELGRILQKARESKQLTLDDIQERTNIRKRYLQAIEEGDLSVIPGLVYARGFIKLYAEQLGLDGQALLEEYGLLNQPNPVQPAKADTSVPSRRERSTKQNPPAAPAVEPGNRLFPQVLMGILVIGLLGVGYWFLTQKETASEPPQPQVQEPVAPPLQQPANPPVPPVAEPKPTGPIKADVKERGRSVYKVEGDRIKLDIQVANGDCWMEIVADGEIKYSKTATSGTVLPVEASKEIKIVAGFSPALSIKANGVPVELEQVKGGYEYLFQKK